In Marinilabiliales bacterium, the sequence ACAAAAAGCGATCAGGATAGCCGCTGTGTTCCTCCTTCTTGTATCGGTCGGCGCCACCGTTGCCTGGAGAATTACTTCGCAAAAGCTGCATAGCCTGATAAGCATGGAAACAACTCACCAGGTTAATGTTCCATTAGGCGGCAGAGGTGAAGTTGTCCTGCCGGATGGTAGTATAGTTAAGCTGAACGCCGGTTCAAATATCAGTTATTCAGGTTGTTTCGGTTTTAATGACCGTATTGTTATGCTCGAAGGCGAAGGTTATTTTGAGGTTGAAACCAATCCTCAGATGCCATTTGTTGTAGAGGCATCCGGGTTAAGAATAAAAGCCTTTGGAACAAAATTCAATGTTAAGGCATACCCTGATGAAGAAGAGATAATAACCACCCTTGTTGAGGGAAAGGTAAAGATTGAGGGAGAAAACATTGATCTCACCATGACGCCCAGTCAAAGAGTGACATATATTAAAGGCCAGTACAGGCATGTGCTGCCGGATGAAGATAAAATCCAGCCTGAACCGGAAAAAAGAATTCCTGAGGCAAAGGTTGAAATAATTGAGCCTCCGAAGTTGTTGCTGGCCAACAATGTAAATACCCGTGAAGCTACTGCATGGAAAGACGGTGTTTTTATTTTCACCGCTGAAAAACTAAGTAATCTTGCCGTTATCCTGGAACGAAAATTCGATGTATCTGTAGTAATAGAGTCAGATGAGTTGAAGGATCATAAGTTCACTGGCAATTTCCATCAGGAAACTCTTGAGCAAATCCTGGGCATAATTAATATGTCGGCTCCGATCAGGTATGAGATTGAAAAGGGAGTTGTCACCATTCAGCTGGATCAGAGAAGGAGACACATATTCAGAGAGTTATCAATGAAGTAAGCCCTCTATTAACCTTTAAACTTAACCTAAAATTAAAACAAAAGCCTATGCAAAAACCCTTAAAGAAAAACCGGGCAAATATTCCACCATCCACCCGGTTTTAAAGAAAACCATTAATCATTAATAACAACCATCTCAGGCATTTTCACGCCATGGTTTATTATTAACAATTAACCTTGTAAAATTATGAAAAAATATTCAAATTCTGTTTTGTTTCGTAAAAAACTACTACTACGTATGAAACTGACATTCTATTTAATGCTAATTTGTGCAGTACAGCTATCAGCCTCGGTATCCATGCATGGGCAGGTGACGCTTAGCGTGCATA encodes:
- a CDS encoding FecR family protein yields the protein LTSQSSPKGKFNKAKYDEWKKLSDKLTVKDKKTPVISISPLQKAIRIAAVFLLLVSVGATVAWRITSQKLHSLISMETTHQVNVPLGGRGEVVLPDGSIVKLNAGSNISYSGCFGFNDRIVMLEGEGYFEVETNPQMPFVVEASGLRIKAFGTKFNVKAYPDEEEIITTLVEGKVKIEGENIDLTMTPSQRVTYIKGQYRHVLPDEDKIQPEPEKRIPEAKVEIIEPPKLLLANNVNTREATAWKDGVFIFTAEKLSNLAVILERKFDVSVVIESDELKDHKFTGNFHQETLEQILGIINMSAPIRYEIEKGVVTIQLDQRRRHIFRELSMK